One genomic window of Glycine max cultivar Williams 82 chromosome 16, Glycine_max_v4.0, whole genome shotgun sequence includes the following:
- the LOC100789966 gene encoding uncharacterized protein: MYSTKSIADSASWCCALALLCLILLGSIRENHVPEEDEATARGRSNLFERPCDEIYVVGEGETLHTISDKCGDPFIVERNPHIHDPDDVFPGLVIKITPTPTYTNTKKLFKR; this comes from the coding sequence ATGTACTCAACAAAGAGCATAGCTGATTCAGCATCATGGTGTTGTGCCTTGGCACTATTGTGTCTAATACTATTGGGGTCCATAAGGGAGAACCATGTGCCGGAGGAGGATGAAGCCACCGCGAGAGGGCGGAGCAACCTCTTTGAAAGGCCGTGTGATGAGATATATGTGGTGGGAGAAGGGGAGACCCTACACACCATAAGTGACAAGTGTGGTGACCCTTTTATTGTTGAACGCAACCCTCATATTCATGACCCTGATGATGTTTTCCCTGGCCTTGTCATCAAAATCACCCCCACACCCACATACACCAATACTAAGAAATTGTTCAAGAGGTAG